In Macaca fascicularis isolate 582-1 chromosome X, T2T-MFA8v1.1, one DNA window encodes the following:
- the NUDT10 gene encoding diphosphoinositol polyphosphate phosphohydrolase 3-alpha yields the protein MKCKPNQTRTYDPEGFKKRAACLCFRSEREDEVLLVSSSRYPDRWIVPGGGMEPEEEPGGAAVREVYEEAGVKGKLGRLLGVFEQNQDPKHRTYVYVLTVTELLEDWEDSVSIGRKREWFKVDDAIKVLQCHKPVHAEYLEKLKLGGSPTNGNSMAPSSPDSDP from the exons ATGAAGTGCAAACCCAACCAGACGCGGACCTACGACCCCGAGGGGTTCAAGAAGCGGGCGGCGTGCCTGTGCTTCCGGAGCGAGCGCGAGGACGAGGTCCTGTTAGTGAGTAGCAGCCGGTACCCGGACCGCTGGATCGTGCCGGGCGGGGGCATGGAGCCCGAGGAGGAGCCGGGCGGTGCGGCGGTCCGAGAGGTGTACGAAGAGGCGGGAGTCAAGGGGAAGTTAGGCCGGCTCCTGGGCGTCTTCGAACAGAACCAGGACCCCAAGCACAGAACGTACGTGTATGTACTGACTGTCACGGAGCTGCTGGAGGATTGGGAAGATTCGGTTAGCATTGGGAGGAAGCGAGAGTGGTTCAAAGTCGACGATGCCATCAAGGTTCTCCAGTGCCACAAGCCCGTGCATGCCGAATATCTGGAGAAACTAAAGCTGGGCGGTTCCCCAACCAATGGAAACTCCATGGCCCCATCCTCGCCAGATAGCGATCCCTA g
- the LOC135969097 gene encoding uncharacterized protein: protein MKPNMKFLWRIIALYNIVTVYAGFGDPRKARELLRKQYGQPCDCRGGQISEPPSDRITQVTCTGKTAYLMPNQLWKCKSTPRDTSPNGPLLECPCSSFQSSVHSSCYTSYQQCKSGNRTYYTATLLKTQTGGINDVQVLGSTNKLVQSPCNGQKGKPVCWSTTAPIHISDGGGPLDIARIKTVQKKLEEIHKASYPELQYHPLALPELRDNFRLDAKTFDILNATYNLLQMSNTSLAHDCWLCLKMGPPIPLAIPNLSLPYVNYSNESLVNNSCPITPPP, encoded by the coding sequence atgaagcctaacatgaaattcctttggagaataatcgctctatataacatagtgacagtctatgcaggttttggtgaccctcgtaaggcaagagaattattacgaaaacaatacggccagccttgtgaCTGCAGAGGGGGGCAAAtatctgaacctccgtcagatagaatcacccaggtgacctgcacgggcaagacagcttacctaatgccaaaccagttatggaaatgtaagtctaccCCAAGAGATACCTCACCTAATGGGCCGCTCCTAGAATGCCCTTGTAgctctttccaatcttctgtacatagttcctgttatacctcctatcaacaatgcaaatcaggcaatagaacatattatacggccacgttactaaaaacacaaactggaggcatcaatgacgtacaagtattaggatccactaataaacttgtacaatctccttgtaacggccaaaaaggaaagcctgtttgttggagcactaccgcccccattcacatttctgatggaggaggcccattagatattgcaagaattaaaaccgtccagaaaaaattagaagaaattcataaagcttCTTATCCTGAACTTCAATATCACCCTTTAGCCCTGCCTGAGCTTAGAGATAATTTTAGGCTCGATGCCAAAACCTTTGATATCCTCAATGCTacttacaatttacttcaaatgtccaatacaagcctggcccacgattgttggctttgtcttaaaatgggcccccctattcctctagccatacctaacctttcattgccctatgtcaattactcaaatgaatccttagtaaataattcctgtcctattACCCCCCCCCCTTAG